In Streptomyces violaceusniger Tu 4113, one DNA window encodes the following:
- the guaA gene encoding glutamine-hydrolyzing GMP synthase has protein sequence MPSASPAAAPDTVLVVDFGAQYAQLIARRVREARVYSEIVPSTMPVAEMLAKNPKAIILSGGPSSVYAEGAPSLDAAIFGAGVPVFGMCYGFQLMARALGGTVDNTGAREYGRTALTVTKQGSTLFAGTPEDQQVWMSHGDACSQAPEGFTVTASTDVVPVAAFECDERRLYGVQHHPEVMHSTHGQQVLEHFLYRGAGLEPTWTTTNVVEESVAAIREQVGTKRAICGLSGGVDSAVAAALVQKAIGDQLTCVYVDHGLMRKGESEQVEKDFVAATGVQLKVVEAEERFLSALAGVSDPEEKRKIIGREFIRVFEQAQAELVAEAGAAGEDVEFLVQGTLYPDVVESGGGSGTANIKSHHNVGGLPDDIEFQLVEPLRRLFKDEVRMVGQELGLPDEIVHRQPFPGPGLGIRIVGEVNKERLDLLREADAIAREELTAAGLDRDIWQCPVVLLADVRSVGVQGDGRTYGHPIVLRPVSSEDAMTADWSRLPYDVLSRISTRITNEVDQVNRVVLDITSKPPGTIEWE, from the coding sequence GTGCCATCAGCGTCCCCTGCTGCCGCCCCCGACACCGTCCTGGTCGTCGACTTCGGCGCGCAGTACGCCCAGCTCATCGCCCGCAGGGTCCGTGAGGCCCGGGTCTACAGCGAGATCGTTCCGTCCACCATGCCGGTGGCCGAGATGCTCGCCAAGAACCCCAAGGCGATCATCCTCTCCGGCGGCCCCTCGTCGGTCTACGCCGAGGGCGCGCCCTCGCTCGATGCCGCGATCTTCGGGGCGGGCGTCCCGGTCTTCGGCATGTGCTACGGCTTCCAGCTCATGGCCAGGGCCCTCGGCGGCACCGTGGACAACACCGGGGCGCGGGAGTACGGCCGTACGGCGCTCACCGTCACCAAGCAGGGCTCGACGCTCTTCGCGGGCACCCCCGAGGACCAGCAGGTGTGGATGTCGCACGGCGACGCCTGCTCCCAGGCCCCCGAGGGCTTCACCGTCACCGCGTCCACCGATGTGGTCCCGGTCGCGGCCTTCGAATGCGATGAGCGCAGGCTGTACGGCGTACAGCACCACCCCGAGGTGATGCACTCCACCCACGGCCAGCAGGTGCTGGAGCACTTCCTCTACCGGGGCGCCGGTCTGGAGCCCACCTGGACGACCACCAACGTCGTCGAGGAGTCCGTGGCCGCGATCCGTGAGCAGGTCGGCACCAAGCGCGCGATCTGCGGATTGTCCGGCGGAGTGGACTCCGCGGTGGCCGCCGCCCTCGTCCAGAAGGCCATCGGCGACCAGCTGACCTGCGTGTACGTGGACCACGGCCTGATGCGCAAGGGCGAGTCCGAGCAGGTCGAGAAGGACTTCGTGGCGGCCACCGGGGTGCAGCTCAAGGTCGTCGAGGCCGAGGAGCGGTTCCTGTCCGCGCTCGCCGGGGTGTCCGACCCCGAGGAGAAGCGGAAGATCATCGGCCGGGAGTTCATCCGGGTCTTCGAGCAGGCCCAGGCCGAGCTGGTGGCCGAGGCGGGCGCGGCCGGGGAGGACGTGGAGTTCCTGGTCCAGGGCACGCTCTACCCCGACGTCGTGGAGTCCGGCGGCGGCTCCGGCACCGCCAACATCAAGTCCCACCACAATGTGGGCGGACTGCCCGACGACATCGAGTTCCAGCTCGTCGAGCCGCTGCGCCGGCTGTTCAAGGACGAGGTGCGGATGGTCGGCCAGGAGCTCGGCCTCCCGGACGAGATCGTCCACCGCCAGCCCTTCCCGGGCCCGGGCCTGGGCATCCGCATCGTCGGCGAGGTCAACAAGGAGCGCCTGGACCTGCTGCGCGAGGCCGACGCCATCGCCCGCGAGGAGCTGACCGCCGCTGGTCTGGACCGCGACATCTGGCAGTGCCCGGTGGTCCTGCTCGCCGACGTCCGCTCGGTCGGCGTCCAGGGCGACGGCCGCACCTACGGTCACCCGATCGTGCTGCGCCCGGTCTCCTCGGAGGACGCGATGACGGCGGACTGGTCGCGGCTGCCGTACGACGTGCTGTCGCGGATCTCCACCCGCATCACGAATGAGGTCGACCAGGTCAACCGGGTGGTGCTGGACATCACCAGCAAGCCGCCCGGCACCATCGAGTGGGAGTGA
- a CDS encoding Uma2 family endonuclease, producing MSAAREYGLDEQYEWARPPQGGWTADDLDRLPNLPPHTELIDGSLVLVSPQTAFHARAMRLFEFALLDQAPDALDVMREMTVKLDDINRLEPDVLVLRAGADAGPRHTCYRVEDLVLAIEVVSLDSKARDREVKPRKYAGAGVPHFWRVEDDCGLPVVYVYELDPAVKAYQPAGVYHDKLTLTVPFPIEIDLTAINRRRP from the coding sequence ATGAGCGCCGCACGCGAGTACGGGCTGGACGAGCAGTACGAGTGGGCCCGCCCGCCGCAGGGCGGCTGGACGGCGGACGACCTCGACCGGCTTCCGAATCTTCCTCCGCACACGGAGCTGATCGACGGGAGTCTCGTCCTCGTGAGTCCGCAGACCGCATTCCACGCACGTGCCATGCGGCTATTCGAGTTCGCCCTGCTGGACCAGGCACCGGACGCGTTGGACGTCATGCGGGAGATGACAGTCAAGCTGGACGACATCAACCGCCTGGAACCCGATGTCTTGGTCCTTCGGGCCGGTGCGGATGCCGGGCCCCGCCACACCTGTTACAGGGTGGAGGATCTCGTGCTGGCCATCGAAGTGGTGTCGCTGGACTCCAAGGCGCGTGACCGTGAGGTCAAGCCACGCAAGTACGCCGGTGCGGGCGTGCCGCATTTCTGGCGGGTGGAGGACGACTGCGGCCTCCCCGTGGTCTACGTCTATGAGCTCGATCCCGCTGTTAAGGCGTACCAACCCGCCGGCGTATACCACGACAAGCTCACCCTGACCGTTCCGTTCCCCATCGAGATCGACCTCACCGCGATCAATCGCCGTAGGCCCTGA